Proteins encoded in a region of the Pseudothermotoga elfii DSM 9442 = NBRC 107921 genome:
- a CDS encoding Rossmann-like and DUF2520 domain-containing protein encodes MNINVVGTSKVAFVLCKILLEEDFSIGCVVSRSKQRAEDFVAKIGQGFPKTYEEDFTLKGVTFFAVPDQSISEVYHKLKNRLEEASAFHFSGFLDSEIFKDFDQKGWARGSIHPNLSFADEENALKYIKTCCFGIEGNREGLLVAKQIVEKISNCWVEIPYGSKGAYHLAAVIASNFNVALAYLSEKLYKLYNIKGFQEVIPKLMMSSVHNILKKGVQKSLTGPVAREDWLIVEKEREIFVKTFPEYKKLYDDMIDILIKIKGEVG; translated from the coding sequence ATGAATATTAATGTAGTTGGTACAAGTAAAGTGGCTTTCGTTTTATGTAAAATTTTATTGGAGGAGGATTTTTCGATTGGCTGTGTTGTTTCACGTTCGAAGCAAAGAGCTGAAGATTTTGTTGCAAAAATAGGACAGGGGTTTCCAAAAACCTATGAAGAAGATTTCACCTTAAAAGGAGTTACCTTTTTTGCCGTCCCAGATCAATCGATCTCTGAAGTGTATCACAAATTGAAAAATAGATTAGAAGAAGCCAGTGCTTTTCATTTCAGCGGCTTTCTTGATTCAGAAATTTTCAAAGATTTTGATCAAAAAGGCTGGGCTCGTGGTTCGATCCATCCAAATCTGTCATTTGCCGATGAAGAAAATGCCCTCAAATATATAAAAACATGCTGCTTTGGCATAGAGGGAAATAGAGAAGGCCTTCTGGTTGCAAAACAAATCGTAGAAAAAATATCAAATTGCTGGGTTGAGATTCCTTATGGGTCCAAGGGGGCTTATCATCTTGCAGCTGTGATTGCGTCAAATTTCAATGTGGCACTGGCTTACCTTTCCGAGAAACTCTACAAGCTTTACAATATAAAAGGATTTCAAGAAGTGATACCAAAACTCATGATGAGCTCTGTGCATAATATTCTTAAAAAAGGTGTTCAAAAGTCTCTGACGGGACCTGTTGCAAGGGAGGATTGGCTTATCGTTGAGAAAGAACGGGAGATCTTCGTGAAAACGTTTCCTGAATACAAAAAGCTTTATGATGATATGATAGATATTCTGATCAAAATCAAGGGTGAGGTGGGATAA
- a CDS encoding TIGR00269 family protein: MKCRKCSKTAVIRLRQHNTAFCEEHFNEYFEKRVERTINEYSMFNKSEKLLVAVSGGKDSSVAWYVLKKLGYTTSGLFIDLGTENNTEIVKKISEKTGEELLIVNGKQYFGGLTVAEISRIVKRPTCSICGLIRRYIMNKVAYEKNFDAVITGHNLDDEVSFLLGNVLNWQVEYIKRQAPVLESNGRLIKKAKPLVWLTEKEIYVYALINRLTFSTERCPFSKNASSLKYKKVLNELEITQPGVKLRFYKEFQKKDLFGSDNEEKARLSECAICGYPTTGKVCSFCRLEEMVKDAMGKQED, translated from the coding sequence ATGAAGTGCAGAAAATGTTCGAAAACTGCTGTGATACGTTTGAGGCAGCACAATACTGCGTTTTGTGAGGAACATTTTAACGAATATTTTGAAAAACGTGTTGAAAGAACCATAAACGAATATTCCATGTTCAATAAATCGGAAAAGCTTCTTGTTGCTGTTTCTGGTGGAAAGGATAGCTCAGTTGCCTGGTATGTTTTAAAAAAATTGGGTTATACCACATCGGGGTTGTTTATAGATCTTGGTACTGAAAACAATACAGAAATTGTTAAGAAAATTTCTGAAAAAACAGGTGAAGAACTGTTAATTGTCAATGGAAAGCAGTATTTTGGAGGACTTACTGTAGCTGAAATTTCTCGTATTGTTAAACGGCCAACATGCTCGATTTGCGGTCTTATAAGAAGATATATAATGAATAAGGTCGCTTATGAGAAAAATTTCGACGCTGTTATCACAGGACACAATCTGGATGATGAGGTTTCGTTTCTACTCGGCAATGTTCTCAACTGGCAGGTAGAGTATATAAAAAGACAGGCACCTGTTCTGGAATCTAACGGAAGATTAATTAAAAAAGCCAAACCATTGGTGTGGTTGACAGAAAAAGAAATTTATGTGTATGCTTTAATCAATCGCTTAACTTTCTCAACTGAAAGATGCCCTTTTTCAAAAAATGCAAGTTCTCTCAAATACAAAAAGGTGTTGAATGAACTTGAAATAACTCAACCGGGTGTCAAACTCAGATTTTACAAAGAATTTCAGAAAAAAGATCTTTTTGGTTCAGATAATGAAGAAAAAGCCAGATTATCAGAATGTGCAATTTGCGGATACCCAACTACGGGTAAGGTGTGCAGTTTCTGCAGATTGGAAGAGATGGTAAAAGATGCCATGGGAAAACAAGAGGATTGA
- the rodA gene encoding rod shape-determining protein RodA encodes MPWENKRIEFYIPVFVALLMIIGLAVIYSATRDSGMNYLKRQIIWDILGIIVLFASVFLRERDIRRSVWMVYFAAIASLALVLVFGTTSGGARRWFDLKAGYFQPSELGKIAVVLVSATLLSKPTVKRVLVSLISMSAVLLLIAAEPDLGTAVLIAAVWFIILVCSKASMKLISIILIMIIAMIPFLYFFGLKDYQRDRILSFLSPSTYAQSSAYNVIQSLHAIGSGGLLGRGYLKGPATIWKYVPKNHTDFILSVLGEEFGFAGVLTCLFLYMALAFRILRTIMFAKDEFWQLINTGIMATFVLHVFENMGMAMGITPVTGIPLPFISYGGSSTLFFCIQLGLVMKSYAVGKAGKKLEGG; translated from the coding sequence ATGCCATGGGAAAACAAGAGGATTGAATTTTATATCCCAGTTTTCGTTGCTCTGCTCATGATAATAGGCCTTGCAGTTATTTACAGTGCCACACGAGATTCTGGTATGAATTATTTGAAAAGACAGATTATATGGGACATTTTGGGAATTATTGTTCTTTTCGCTAGCGTTTTTTTACGCGAAAGGGATATTCGAAGGTCAGTTTGGATGGTTTATTTTGCAGCCATTGCTTCACTTGCCCTTGTTCTTGTTTTTGGGACAACTTCCGGCGGTGCACGTAGATGGTTTGACCTGAAGGCTGGTTATTTTCAACCATCTGAACTTGGAAAAATAGCCGTCGTGCTTGTGAGTGCAACACTTCTTTCAAAGCCGACTGTAAAGCGTGTTCTGGTTTCTTTGATTTCTATGTCTGCTGTGTTGTTGTTGATAGCTGCTGAACCAGACCTTGGTACAGCGGTTTTGATAGCTGCCGTTTGGTTTATCATTCTCGTTTGCTCGAAAGCGTCTATGAAGCTAATATCGATCATTTTGATTATGATAATTGCAATGATTCCGTTTTTGTATTTCTTTGGTTTAAAAGATTACCAGAGAGATAGAATTCTTTCCTTCCTTTCGCCATCAACGTATGCACAAAGTAGTGCCTACAATGTTATTCAATCTTTGCACGCGATTGGTTCTGGGGGACTCTTGGGAAGAGGCTATCTCAAAGGCCCTGCAACGATATGGAAATATGTACCGAAAAATCATACTGACTTCATTTTATCTGTTTTGGGTGAGGAATTTGGCTTTGCTGGTGTCCTGACCTGCCTTTTTTTGTATATGGCCCTGGCTTTTAGAATACTTCGCACTATCATGTTTGCGAAAGATGAATTCTGGCAACTCATCAATACTGGTATAATGGCAACTTTCGTTTTACATGTTTTCGAAAACATGGGAATGGCGATGGGAATAACTCCAGTAACAGGTATTCCGCTGCCTTTTATCAGCTATGGAGGCTCTTCCACACTCTTTTTCTGTATACAGCTGGGTTTAGTAATGAAATCTTATGCTGTTGGCAAAGCTGGTAAAAAATTGGAAGGAGGGTAA